From a region of the Gordonia sp. PP30 genome:
- the yvcK gene encoding uridine diphosphate-N-acetylglucosamine-binding protein YvcK — translation MKAVALGGGHGLYNTLTALRYLTPEVTAVVTVADDGGSSGRLRHELGRIPPGDLRMALAALLSAPAALEARGAVDPASADRARMWADLLQHRFGGSGALAGHPIGNLLLSGVDERCDDIVAALDALVDLFGIDGRVLPMATEPLVIEADVTGLEEDPRMSRVIRGQVAVATTPGVVRRVRVTPAEPSSCTQAVEAIGAADLVTLGPGSWFSSVIPHVLVPEQLAALRATPARKVLVVNLANEPGETTGFSVERHLHVLAAHAGGSLRCDDILVDAASVPAGREREHLERAAGEFGARLVIADLGLPGQDVHDPVKVSVTLGALLHDRR, via the coding sequence ATGAAGGCGGTCGCGCTCGGCGGCGGGCACGGCCTCTACAACACGCTCACCGCCCTGCGCTACCTGACACCCGAGGTCACCGCCGTGGTGACCGTCGCCGACGACGGCGGGTCGTCCGGGCGCCTGCGGCACGAACTCGGCCGGATTCCACCCGGAGACCTGCGGATGGCGCTCGCGGCGCTGCTGTCGGCCCCGGCCGCGCTCGAGGCGCGCGGCGCCGTCGATCCGGCGTCCGCCGACCGCGCCCGGATGTGGGCCGATCTGCTGCAGCACCGCTTCGGCGGCAGCGGTGCGCTCGCCGGGCACCCGATCGGCAATCTGCTGCTGTCCGGCGTGGACGAGCGCTGCGACGACATCGTCGCCGCCCTGGACGCGCTGGTCGACCTGTTCGGGATCGACGGCCGGGTGCTCCCGATGGCCACCGAGCCGCTGGTGATCGAGGCCGATGTGACCGGCCTCGAGGAGGACCCGCGGATGAGCCGGGTGATCCGCGGGCAGGTCGCCGTCGCCACCACCCCCGGCGTGGTGCGGCGGGTGCGGGTGACGCCGGCCGAACCGTCGTCGTGCACGCAGGCCGTCGAGGCGATCGGCGCCGCGGATCTGGTCACTCTCGGGCCGGGTTCCTGGTTTTCCAGTGTGATCCCGCACGTGCTGGTGCCCGAGCAGCTGGCGGCGCTGCGTGCGACGCCGGCCCGCAAGGTGCTGGTGGTGAATCTGGCCAACGAGCCGGGGGAGACCACCGGGTTCTCGGTGGAACGGCACCTGCACGTGCTCGCCGCGCACGCCGGCGGCTCCCTGCGCTGCGACGACATCCTGGTCGATGCCGCCTCGGTGCCGGCCGGACGCGAACGCGAGCACCTGGAGCGGGCGGCAGGCGAGTTCGGGGCGCGTCTGGTGATCGCCGATCTCGGACTCCCCGGACAGGATGTGCACGACCCGGTCAAGGTGTCCGTGACGCTCGGTGCGCTCCTGCACGACCGGAGGTGA
- the rapZ gene encoding RNase adapter RapZ — protein MSGAGRTSVANVLEDDGWYVADNVPVSVIAQVVDGVRTSEIGAQKIAMVVRPTGPTFAADLAHLRAELADGGAHTVLLFVDASDPVLIRRFEQVRRRHPLQGSGTLSEGIAAERAMLAGVKADAETLIDTSDLSATRLRTMVAQVFPSQTGQGLSIAVQSFGFKYGLPIDCDLVADVRFLPNPYWIPELREHNGREAPVRDYVLGQPDALEFLQRYTELVDIIARGYLREGKSYMTIGIGCTGGKHRSVAMTEEITRRLAAETDTDGRPRYEVVASHRDLGRE, from the coding sequence ATGTCCGGCGCGGGCCGGACGTCGGTCGCCAACGTGCTCGAAGACGACGGCTGGTACGTCGCCGACAACGTCCCGGTCTCGGTGATCGCCCAGGTGGTCGACGGAGTCCGCACCAGCGAGATCGGCGCGCAGAAGATCGCCATGGTGGTCCGCCCGACCGGCCCGACGTTCGCGGCCGACCTCGCCCATCTGCGGGCCGAGCTCGCCGACGGCGGGGCGCACACCGTGCTGCTCTTCGTCGACGCCTCCGACCCGGTCCTGATCCGGCGCTTCGAACAGGTACGACGCCGCCACCCGCTGCAGGGCAGCGGCACCCTGTCCGAGGGCATCGCCGCCGAACGGGCGATGCTCGCGGGCGTCAAGGCCGACGCCGAGACGCTGATCGACACCTCCGACCTCTCGGCGACCCGGCTGCGGACGATGGTGGCGCAGGTCTTCCCCTCGCAGACCGGACAGGGGCTCTCGATCGCCGTCCAGTCGTTCGGTTTCAAATACGGGCTGCCCATCGACTGCGACCTCGTCGCCGACGTCCGCTTCCTGCCCAACCCGTACTGGATCCCGGAGCTGCGCGAGCACAACGGCCGGGAGGCGCCGGTGCGCGACTACGTGCTCGGCCAGCCCGATGCGCTCGAGTTCCTGCAGCGCTACACCGAACTGGTCGACATCATCGCCCGCGGATACCTCCGCGAGGGCAAGAGCTACATGACCATCGGGATCGGCTGCACCGGCGGCAAACACCGCAGCGTCGCGATGACCGAGGAGATCACCCGGCGCCTCGCCGCGGAGACCGACACCGACGGCCGTCCGCGCTATGAGGTGGTCGCCTCCCACCGCGATCTGGGGCGCGAATGA
- the uvrC gene encoding excinuclease ABC subunit UvrC, translating into MADPTTYRPAPGTIPTDPGVYKFRDAHGRVIYVGKAKSLRSRLTSYFADLTTLHPRTRQMVTTAASVEWTVVGTEVEALQLEYNWIKEFDPRFNVRYRDDKSYPMLAVTMNEEFPRVFVYRGARKPGVRYFGPYAHAWAIRETVDLLTRVFPVRTCSNGVFRRNAQMGRPCLLGYIDKCAAPCIGRVDAAEHREIAEDFCDFLAGKTDTLIRRLEREMGAAAEDLDFERAARLRDDLSALRRAMEKQAVVLGDGTDADVIAMVGDELETSVAIFHVRDGRVRGERGWVVEVQENATLGDQVGAFLLQFYGDESEMSSGIPREVLIPELPDDAEQLTAWLSERRGSRVSLRVPQRGDKRTLAETVERNAGEALTRHKLKRAGDLTTRSAALTELQEALGMDDAPLRIECIDISHVQGTDVVASLVVFEDGLARKSDYRHYSIREAAGDGHSDDVASIAEVTHRRFLRHRSDAADRAGAAAPGETEPGEAAADNGGDLAPEAALDPKTGRPRRFAYPPNLFVVDGGQPQVHAAAAVLDDLGVTDVTVVGLAKRLEEVWIPGDDEPVILPRNSKALFLLQRIRDEAHRFAIGFHRSKRSKRMTASALDGIPGLGPSRRTALVTHFGSVAKLKQATVDEIAQVRGMGKATARTVHEALHSDTPHTDLKERTAP; encoded by the coding sequence GTGGCCGATCCGACGACCTACCGCCCGGCTCCGGGCACCATCCCGACCGACCCCGGCGTGTACAAGTTCCGCGACGCGCACGGGCGGGTGATCTATGTCGGCAAGGCCAAGAGCCTGCGGTCACGGTTGACGTCGTACTTCGCCGACCTCACCACGCTGCACCCGCGCACCCGGCAGATGGTCACCACCGCCGCCTCCGTGGAGTGGACCGTGGTGGGCACCGAGGTGGAGGCCCTTCAGCTCGAATACAACTGGATCAAGGAGTTCGATCCGCGCTTCAACGTCCGCTACCGGGACGACAAGAGCTACCCGATGCTCGCGGTCACCATGAACGAGGAGTTCCCGCGGGTCTTCGTCTACCGGGGCGCGCGCAAGCCGGGTGTGCGGTATTTCGGCCCGTACGCCCACGCCTGGGCCATTCGGGAGACCGTCGACCTGCTGACCCGGGTGTTCCCGGTGCGGACCTGCTCCAACGGGGTGTTCCGGCGCAACGCGCAGATGGGCCGGCCGTGTCTGCTCGGCTACATCGACAAATGCGCGGCGCCCTGCATCGGGCGGGTCGACGCCGCCGAGCACCGGGAGATCGCCGAGGACTTCTGCGACTTCCTCGCCGGCAAGACCGACACCCTGATCCGCCGGCTGGAACGCGAGATGGGCGCCGCCGCCGAGGATCTGGACTTCGAACGCGCGGCACGGCTGCGCGACGACCTGTCGGCCCTGCGGCGCGCCATGGAGAAGCAGGCGGTGGTGCTCGGCGACGGCACCGACGCCGACGTGATCGCGATGGTCGGCGACGAACTCGAGACCTCGGTGGCGATCTTCCATGTCCGTGACGGCCGGGTCCGCGGCGAACGCGGCTGGGTGGTCGAGGTGCAGGAGAACGCCACCCTGGGCGACCAGGTCGGGGCCTTCCTGCTGCAGTTCTACGGCGACGAGTCGGAGATGAGTTCCGGCATCCCGCGCGAGGTGCTGATCCCCGAACTGCCCGACGACGCCGAGCAGCTCACCGCGTGGCTGTCCGAGCGCCGCGGCAGCCGGGTCTCGCTCCGGGTGCCGCAGCGCGGCGACAAGCGCACCCTGGCCGAGACCGTCGAACGCAATGCCGGCGAGGCGCTGACCCGGCACAAGCTCAAGCGGGCCGGTGACCTCACCACCCGCTCGGCCGCGCTCACCGAACTGCAGGAGGCGCTCGGCATGGACGACGCGCCGCTGCGCATCGAGTGCATCGACATCTCCCACGTGCAGGGCACCGACGTGGTCGCCTCCCTCGTCGTCTTCGAGGACGGCCTCGCCCGCAAATCCGATTACCGGCACTACTCGATCCGGGAGGCGGCCGGCGACGGCCACTCCGACGACGTCGCCTCGATCGCCGAGGTGACCCACCGCCGCTTCCTGCGCCATCGAAGCGATGCCGCGGACCGGGCGGGCGCGGCCGCGCCGGGGGAGACGGAGCCGGGGGAAGCCGCCGCCGACAACGGGGGCGATCTCGCGCCGGAAGCGGCCCTCGACCCCAAGACCGGCAGGCCGCGCCGCTTCGCCTATCCGCCGAACCTGTTCGTCGTCGACGGCGGGCAGCCGCAGGTGCACGCCGCCGCGGCCGTCCTCGACGACCTCGGCGTGACCGACGTGACGGTGGTCGGTCTGGCGAAACGACTGGAAGAAGTCTGGATTCCGGGCGACGATGAACCGGTGATCCTGCCGCGGAACTCCAAGGCGCTCTTCCTGCTGCAACGCATCCGCGACGAGGCGCACCGCTTCGCGATCGGCTTCCACCGGTCCAAGCGCAGCAAACGGATGACGGCGTCCGCGCTCGACGGGATTCCCGGCCTGGGACCCTCGCGGCGGACCGCCCTGGTGACCCATTTCGGCTCGGTCGCCAAGCTGAAACAGGCCACGGTCGACGAGATCGCGCAGGTCCGCGGGATGGGCAAGGCCACCGCCCGCACCGTCCACGAAGCACTGCACAGCGACACCCCCCACACCGACCTCAAGGAGAGGACCGCGCCGTGA
- a CDS encoding bifunctional phosphatase PAP2/diacylglycerol kinase family protein produces MIRPTRFTGPVVPNEQPAEALTAGLAELDERVFRAVADSPSPFLDAAMKPLSAAADKGKLWFVIAAAMATTKSPSLRRGAARGVVTLGVTSLIANQVSKRVHPRVRPDTAGIGLRRLRRQPTSSSFPSGHSASAAAFAMAVGVENRPAGYLLGGLAGLVGLSRVATGAHYPGDVLAGFALGAGIAVLGAQLVKPVDDHAITVPPPRRPEQRPRPDGEGLVILVNPASGDGTGERVQAQIEKELPAAEIVDLSTAGDLGDVAREAAARAEVLGVAGGDGTVAAVAQQAIESGLPLAVFAAGTFNHFAKDIGAEHVGSTVDYVRSGEVTDVDVLWLNDDQLILNTSSIGAYPEYVKARERFQHSASRPVATIRAGLHVLRHSEPVTVAMNGDEVQTLFFFLGNGMYGTAGFFPGRRTRLDDGLIDVRYLRTGHRFETLRIAASLLTGRIKASKLYQEAQVPAFEITSAAPIRVAHDGEAGDEMTTASYRLGYRSLSVYGTSIVREA; encoded by the coding sequence ATGATCCGTCCCACCCGATTCACCGGTCCCGTCGTGCCCAACGAACAGCCCGCCGAAGCGCTCACCGCCGGCCTCGCCGAACTCGATGAGCGGGTGTTCCGCGCCGTCGCCGACTCGCCGAGCCCGTTCCTGGACGCCGCGATGAAGCCGCTGTCGGCGGCCGCGGACAAGGGCAAGCTGTGGTTCGTGATCGCCGCCGCGATGGCCACCACCAAGTCGCCGTCGCTCCGGCGGGGTGCCGCGCGCGGCGTCGTGACCCTCGGCGTGACGAGTCTCATCGCGAACCAGGTGAGCAAGCGGGTGCACCCGCGGGTGCGGCCGGACACCGCCGGGATCGGGCTGCGCCGGCTGCGCCGCCAGCCGACGTCCAGCTCGTTCCCGTCCGGGCACTCGGCCAGCGCCGCGGCCTTCGCGATGGCCGTCGGCGTGGAGAACCGGCCGGCCGGATACCTGCTGGGCGGGCTCGCCGGACTGGTCGGCCTGTCGCGGGTGGCCACCGGCGCCCACTATCCGGGCGACGTCCTCGCCGGCTTCGCGCTCGGCGCCGGGATCGCGGTGCTGGGCGCGCAGCTGGTGAAGCCCGTCGACGACCACGCGATCACCGTGCCGCCGCCGCGCCGCCCGGAGCAGCGCCCCCGCCCGGACGGGGAAGGCCTGGTGATCCTGGTGAATCCGGCGTCCGGGGACGGCACCGGTGAGCGGGTGCAGGCGCAGATCGAGAAGGAGCTGCCCGCCGCGGAGATCGTCGACCTGTCGACGGCCGGGGACCTCGGCGACGTCGCCCGGGAGGCGGCGGCGCGCGCGGAGGTGCTGGGCGTGGCCGGCGGCGACGGCACCGTCGCCGCCGTCGCGCAGCAGGCGATCGAGTCCGGTCTGCCGCTCGCCGTCTTCGCGGCGGGCACCTTCAACCACTTCGCGAAGGACATCGGCGCCGAACACGTCGGGTCGACCGTCGACTACGTCCGGTCCGGCGAGGTCACCGACGTCGACGTGCTCTGGCTGAACGACGACCAGCTGATCCTCAACACGTCGAGCATCGGCGCCTACCCCGAATACGTGAAGGCGCGCGAGCGCTTTCAGCACAGCGCGAGCCGCCCGGTCGCCACCATCCGCGCCGGGCTGCACGTCCTCCGGCACAGCGAACCGGTCACGGTGGCGATGAACGGCGACGAGGTGCAGACCCTCTTCTTCTTCCTCGGCAACGGCATGTACGGCACCGCCGGATTCTTCCCGGGCCGCCGCACCCGCCTGGACGACGGCCTCATCGACGTCCGCTACCTGCGCACCGGGCACCGCTTCGAGACCCTCCGCATCGCCGCCTCGCTGCTCACCGGCCGGATCAAGGCGTCCAAGCTGTATCAGGAGGCGCAGGTCCCGGCCTTCGAGATCACCTCCGCCGCCCCGATCCGCGTCGCCCACGACGGCGAGGCCGGCGACGAGATGACCACCGCGTCGTACCGCCTCGGTTACCGCTCGCTGAGCGTGTACGGCACCAGCATCGTCCGGGAGGCGTGA
- a CDS encoding PH domain-containing protein, which produces MNTAAPEQRPDTDDDWVYVYRPKAIVRIVIIAIVVVIAIHVTFGLLLTWRDTGAPVGWQDQAALITIGVVISCVLLLFTRSRLRVGPRGIGVLNLVTERVYGWDEVTGMSYPEKAPWARLLFPYDEHIPVMAVQARDGDAAVAAMRRVRELQREYRPPAEPTPDRPA; this is translated from the coding sequence ATGAACACCGCGGCGCCGGAGCAGCGGCCCGACACCGACGACGACTGGGTCTACGTCTACCGGCCCAAGGCGATCGTGCGGATCGTGATCATCGCGATCGTCGTGGTGATCGCCATTCACGTCACCTTCGGTCTGCTGCTCACCTGGCGGGACACCGGAGCGCCCGTCGGCTGGCAGGATCAGGCCGCGCTGATCACCATCGGCGTGGTGATCTCCTGCGTGCTGCTGCTCTTCACCCGTTCGCGGCTGCGCGTCGGCCCGCGGGGGATCGGCGTCCTGAACCTGGTGACCGAGCGGGTGTACGGCTGGGACGAGGTGACCGGCATGAGCTACCCGGAGAAGGCTCCGTGGGCCCGGCTGCTGTTCCCGTACGACGAGCACATTCCGGTGATGGCCGTGCAGGCCCGGGACGGCGACGCCGCCGTCGCCGCGATGCGGCGGGTCCGGGAACTCCAGCGCGAGTACCGCCCGCCCGCCGAGCCGACACCGGACCGGCCTGCCTAA
- the ribH gene encoding 6,7-dimethyl-8-ribityllumazine synthase → MSGSGEPTLELADAGRLKVAIVASQWHELICTALLDGAVSAAANAGVTDPTVVRVAGAIELPVIVQALARTHDAVVALGVVIKGETPHFEYVCDAVTAGLTRVSLDESTPVGNGVLTTLNEAQAINRAGLPGSSEDKGAQAMTAALASALVLAGLAGR, encoded by the coding sequence ATGAGCGGCAGCGGAGAACCGACGCTCGAGCTGGCCGACGCCGGACGGCTGAAGGTCGCGATCGTCGCCTCGCAGTGGCACGAGCTGATCTGCACGGCGCTGCTCGACGGCGCGGTCAGCGCCGCCGCGAACGCGGGCGTCACCGATCCGACGGTCGTCCGGGTCGCCGGGGCGATCGAGCTGCCGGTGATCGTGCAGGCGCTGGCCCGCACGCACGACGCCGTCGTCGCGCTCGGCGTGGTGATCAAGGGGGAGACCCCGCACTTCGAATACGTCTGCGACGCGGTGACCGCCGGCCTGACCCGGGTCTCGCTCGACGAGTCCACGCCGGTCGGCAACGGCGTCCTGACCACCCTGAACGAGGCCCAGGCCATTAACCGGGCGGGTCTGCCCGGATCGTCGGAAGACAAAGGCGCGCAAGCGATGACGGCGGCGCTCGCGTCGGCGCTGGTGCTGGCCGGCCTCGCCGGCCGATGA
- a CDS encoding bifunctional 3,4-dihydroxy-2-butanone-4-phosphate synthase/GTP cyclohydrolase II, translating to MTDETGKVTLDSVERALADIAAGKAVVVVDDEDRENEGDLIFAAEKATPELVAFMVRYTSGYVCVPLESADCDRLGLPPMYSVNQDKHGTAYTVTVDAREGVGTGISAADRAVTIRKLAEADAQAHDFTRPGHVVPLRAKEGGVLRRPGHTEAAVDLARLAGLRPAGAICEIVSQKDEGHMAHLEELRVFADEHDLALISIADLIAWRRHHEKHVVRVAEARIPTEFGDFTAVGYSSPYDDVEHVALVMGDVAGPDGAGADVLVRVHSECLTGDVFGSLRCDCGPQLHAAMEAVAQEGRGVVLYMRGHEGRGIGLLHKLQAYQLQDAGSDTVDANLALGLPADARDYGIGAQILVDLGVRSMRLLTNNPAKRVGLDGYGLTIIDRVPMPVRATKENLRYLKTKRDRMGHDLQGLDDAIENGAGA from the coding sequence ATGACTGACGAGACCGGCAAGGTGACGCTGGACAGCGTCGAACGCGCACTCGCCGACATCGCGGCCGGCAAGGCCGTGGTGGTGGTGGACGACGAGGACCGCGAGAACGAGGGCGATCTGATCTTCGCCGCCGAGAAGGCCACCCCCGAACTGGTGGCGTTCATGGTGCGATACACCTCGGGCTACGTGTGCGTGCCGCTGGAGAGCGCCGACTGCGACCGCCTCGGGCTGCCGCCGATGTACTCGGTGAACCAGGACAAGCACGGCACGGCGTACACCGTCACCGTCGACGCGCGCGAGGGCGTCGGCACCGGCATCAGCGCCGCCGACCGCGCCGTCACCATCCGGAAGCTCGCCGAGGCCGACGCGCAGGCGCACGACTTCACCCGCCCCGGACACGTCGTGCCGCTGCGCGCCAAGGAGGGCGGCGTGCTGCGCCGCCCCGGCCACACCGAAGCCGCCGTCGACCTGGCCCGGCTCGCCGGGCTGCGGCCGGCCGGCGCGATCTGCGAGATCGTCAGCCAGAAGGACGAGGGCCACATGGCGCACCTCGAGGAGCTGCGCGTCTTCGCCGACGAGCACGACCTCGCCCTCATCTCCATCGCCGACCTCATCGCGTGGCGGCGCCACCACGAGAAGCATGTCGTGCGCGTCGCCGAGGCCCGGATCCCCACCGAGTTCGGCGACTTCACCGCCGTCGGCTACTCCAGCCCGTACGACGACGTCGAGCACGTCGCGCTGGTGATGGGCGACGTCGCGGGACCCGACGGGGCGGGCGCCGACGTACTGGTCCGTGTGCACTCGGAGTGCCTGACCGGCGACGTCTTCGGATCGCTGCGCTGCGACTGCGGCCCGCAGCTGCACGCCGCGATGGAGGCCGTCGCGCAGGAGGGCCGCGGCGTGGTGCTGTACATGCGCGGCCACGAGGGCCGCGGAATCGGCCTGCTGCACAAGCTGCAGGCCTACCAGCTCCAGGATGCGGGCAGCGACACCGTCGACGCCAACCTGGCGCTCGGCCTGCCGGCCGACGCCCGCGACTACGGCATCGGCGCGCAGATCCTGGTCGACCTGGGCGTGCGGTCCATGCGGCTGCTGACCAACAACCCGGCCAAGCGCGTCGGCCTGGACGGCTACGGGCTCACCATCATCGACCGGGTGCCGATGCCGGTCCGGGCCACCAAGGAGAACCTGCGCTACCTGAAGACCAAACGCGATCGCATGGGTCACGACCTGCAGGGACTCGACGACGCGATCGAGAACGGAGCGGGCGCATGA
- a CDS encoding riboflavin synthase: MFTGIVEERGEIVAREDLDRAARITIRGPLVTSDAGFGDSIAVNGVCLTVVEQTTDTFTVDVMDETLQRSSLGRLAPGSAVNLERAMPAGGRFGGHIVQGHVDGVGTIASISPTENWTVVRVAIPAGLARYVVEKGSITIDGTSLTVSAVGDDAGAPWLEVSLIPTTLAGTILGVAQVGDPVNLEVDVIAKYVERLTGATAHGSVVKEGE; encoded by the coding sequence GTGTTCACCGGAATCGTGGAGGAACGCGGCGAGATCGTCGCGCGCGAGGATCTCGACCGCGCGGCGCGGATCACCATCCGCGGCCCGCTGGTCACCAGCGACGCCGGATTCGGTGACTCGATCGCGGTCAACGGGGTCTGCCTGACCGTCGTCGAACAGACCACCGACACGTTCACCGTCGACGTGATGGACGAGACCCTGCAGCGCAGTTCCCTCGGCCGCCTGGCCCCCGGCTCCGCGGTCAACCTGGAGCGGGCGATGCCGGCCGGTGGGCGCTTCGGCGGGCACATCGTGCAGGGGCACGTCGACGGTGTCGGCACCATCGCGTCGATCTCGCCCACCGAGAACTGGACCGTCGTGCGGGTCGCCATACCCGCCGGGCTGGCGAGATACGTGGTGGAGAAGGGGTCGATCACGATCGACGGCACGTCGCTGACGGTGTCGGCGGTCGGCGACGACGCCGGCGCGCCCTGGCTGGAGGTCTCCCTGATCCCCACCACGCTCGCCGGAACGATCCTCGGCGTCGCGCAGGTGGGCGACCCGGTGAACCTCGAGGTGGACGTGATCGCGAAATATGTAGAACGACTGACCGGGGCGACGGCGCACGGCAGCGTGGTGAAGGAAGGCGAGTGA
- a CDS encoding LapA family protein, which translates to MTTSPTGKIPAGQPPASKGAGRDIGVFIKRFWLPIILVILAIIFIATNTNDTPLTIGWVTINSPLWLTITVTVIVGFVIGWFVGRRGKSD; encoded by the coding sequence ATGACCACTTCGCCCACCGGAAAGATTCCCGCCGGGCAGCCGCCCGCCTCGAAGGGCGCCGGCCGTGACATCGGCGTCTTCATCAAGCGGTTCTGGCTGCCGATCATCCTGGTGATCCTGGCCATCATCTTCATCGCCACCAACACCAACGACACGCCGCTGACCATCGGCTGGGTCACCATCAACTCGCCGCTGTGGCTCACCATCACCGTGACCGTGATCGTCGGCTTCGTGATCGGCTGGTTCGTCGGGCGCCGGGGCAAGAGCGACTGA
- the ribD gene encoding bifunctional diaminohydroxyphosphoribosylaminopyrimidine deaminase/5-amino-6-(5-phosphoribosylamino)uracil reductase RibD encodes MSATAIERAMRLAIETSRGAQGFSSPNPPVGAVILDAEGGVAGVGHTQPPGGPHAEIVALRDAGRAARGGTAVVTLEPCNHTGRTGPCSEALIDAGVTAVHFGVSDPNPIAAGGAESLRAADVTVTGGVLSDEIRRGPLRPWLFRQAHGRPFVTAKIAATLDGRIAAPDGTSRWITGAQARAHAHTQRSRLDAIVIGTGTALADDPSLTARRPDGSLYAHQPTRVVVGQRDLPAGAKLLDDTAPLVQVRSYDPRDVLDAVPDALWVLVEGGPGILGAFLAAGVVDEVQYYLAPTILGDGSPAVLDRTVTTLTQAHRFRRESVTELGDDLLVTLTARNESE; translated from the coding sequence ATGTCCGCCACCGCGATCGAGCGCGCCATGCGCCTGGCGATCGAGACCTCTAGGGGCGCACAGGGATTCAGCTCGCCGAACCCTCCGGTCGGTGCGGTGATCCTGGACGCCGAGGGCGGGGTCGCGGGTGTCGGGCACACTCAGCCGCCGGGCGGACCGCACGCGGAGATCGTCGCCCTGCGCGATGCGGGACGCGCCGCTCGCGGCGGCACCGCGGTGGTCACCCTCGAGCCGTGCAACCACACCGGCCGTACCGGGCCGTGCAGCGAAGCGCTCATCGACGCCGGGGTGACGGCGGTCCATTTCGGTGTGTCCGACCCGAATCCGATCGCCGCCGGGGGAGCGGAGAGCCTCCGGGCCGCCGACGTCACCGTGACCGGCGGCGTCCTCTCCGACGAGATCCGGCGGGGGCCGCTGCGGCCCTGGCTGTTCCGGCAGGCGCACGGCCGCCCCTTCGTCACCGCGAAGATCGCCGCCACCCTCGACGGCCGCATCGCCGCACCCGACGGCACCAGCCGGTGGATCACCGGGGCGCAGGCGCGCGCTCACGCGCACACCCAGCGGTCACGGCTCGACGCCATCGTCATCGGGACCGGGACGGCCCTCGCCGACGACCCGTCGCTCACCGCGCGGCGGCCGGACGGTTCGCTCTACGCCCATCAGCCCACCCGCGTGGTGGTCGGGCAGCGAGACCTGCCGGCCGGTGCGAAACTCCTCGACGACACGGCTCCGCTGGTCCAGGTCCGCTCGTACGATCCGCGCGACGTCCTCGACGCCGTCCCCGACGCCCTGTGGGTGCTCGTGGAGGGCGGTCCCGGCATCCTCGGTGCCTTCCTGGCCGCCGGTGTGGTCGACGAGGTCCAGTACTACCTGGCGCCGACGATCCTCGGCGACGGCTCCCCGGCCGTCCTCGACCGCACCGTCACCACCCTCACCCAGGCGCACCGCTTCCGTCGCGAGTCGGTGACCGAACTCGGCGACGACCTTCTGGTCACCCTGACCGCCCGGAACGAATCCGAATGA
- the rpe gene encoding ribulose-phosphate 3-epimerase: MCQRPAPMIAPSILSADFANLAAEIAAVGPSEIDPGVDWVHVDVMDNHFVPNLTLGLPVVESLLKATDIPLDCHLMIADPGRWAPPYAEAGAYNVSFHAEATDDPVAVARDIRAAGGKAGLGIKPGTELAPYLEILPEFDTLLIMSVEPGFGGQKFMPEVLHKVRELRKLIDAEQLKLLIEIDGGIAANTIEEAAEAGVDCFVAGSAVYGGDDPAARVAELRRLATDAAVTV, translated from the coding sequence ATGTGTCAACGACCGGCGCCGATGATCGCGCCCTCGATCCTGTCCGCCGATTTCGCCAACCTCGCCGCCGAGATCGCCGCCGTCGGCCCCTCCGAGATCGACCCCGGTGTCGACTGGGTGCACGTCGACGTGATGGACAACCACTTCGTCCCGAATCTGACCCTCGGCCTGCCGGTGGTCGAGTCGCTGCTCAAGGCCACCGACATCCCGCTCGACTGCCACCTGATGATCGCCGATCCGGGGCGCTGGGCGCCGCCGTACGCGGAGGCGGGGGCGTACAACGTGTCGTTCCACGCCGAGGCCACCGACGACCCGGTCGCCGTCGCCCGCGACATCCGCGCGGCCGGCGGCAAGGCGGGGCTGGGCATCAAGCCGGGCACCGAGCTGGCGCCGTACCTGGAGATCCTGCCCGAGTTCGACACCCTGCTGATCATGAGCGTGGAACCCGGCTTCGGCGGACAGAAGTTCATGCCGGAGGTCCTGCACAAGGTGCGTGAGCTGCGGAAGCTGATCGACGCCGAGCAGCTCAAGCTGCTCATCGAGATCGACGGCGGCATCGCCGCGAACACCATCGAGGAGGCCGCCGAGGCCGGCGTCGACTGCTTCGTCGCCGGATCGGCCGTCTACGGCGGCGACGATCCGGCCGCCCGGGTCGCCGAACTGCGCCGGCTCGCCACCGACGCCGCCGTCACCGTCTGA